Sequence from the Nocardia brasiliensis genome:
CGGTTTGACCGCCCTCATGGTGGTGCTGCTCGCGTGCTGTGCGCTCGGCGTCGTCCTGACCGGCCGGGTCGCCGAGCGGGTCGGGCAGTGGCTCGGGATCGGTTCGGCCGCGGTACTGGTGTGGGACATCGCGAAATGGCCGGTGCTGGCCGTGCTGGTGAGCGTGGCCTTCGCGCTGCTGTACTGGGCCGCGCCGAACGCGCGGCAGCCGGGGTTTCGTTGGCTGAGCCCCGGCGGGGTGCTCGCCGTGCTGCTCTGGATCGCGGCGTCTGCCGGGTTCGCGGTGTACGTCGCGAATTTCGGCTCCTACAACAAGGTTTACGGTTCACTCGGCGGCGTCGCGGTCTTTCTGATCTGGTTGTGGCTGTCCAATATCGCGGTGCTGCTCGGCGCGGAATTCGACGCCGAACTCGCGCGCGGGCGGCGCATCGAACAGGGGCTGTCGCCGGAGGAAGAACCGTTCCTGCCCCCGCGAGACACCCGAGCCATGTCCGACGACGCCGAGTCCGAGGAATGCGAAAGGCAGTCCGCCGACTCCACCATGACCTCAGCCGACCATCCCGCAGCAGAGAGGAGCCGATGATGGGCGAACCCAACCCCGCCGAGGCCGGGGCCGACAAGTTCCAGGAGAAGGCCGACGCGGTCCGCGAAAAGGCCGCGGTGGCAGCGCAACTCGCGGCCGAGCAGTCCGCGCAGGTGCGCGAGACGGCCGAGCGCAAGGCCGCCGAGGTGACCCGCGAGGCCGAAGCCGAGGCCGCCGAAGCCGCGCGCGCCGCCGCGGCCGCCGAAGCCGCGCGCGCCGCCGCGGCCGCCGCCGCAGCCAGGCAGCAGGAAGTCGAGCAGGACACCGCCGAAGCCCAACGCAAAGCCGCGGCGGCGATTCGTGGTGCGCAGGAACAGGCGAAGCAGAATGCGGCGCAAGCGATCGCCGACGGAAAGACCGCGGCGGCGCAGGTGTGCGAGGGTGCGGGCACAGCGGAGCCGGACATCGCCGCTGCTTCCGACGCCGATGGGCGCGCCAAAGCAGGCGATGCCGACCAGAGTGCCGCCGAGGCGGCCGGTGCGGTACAGGCCGGCCGCGTAGACCCCGCTGCGGCACCGGCCGAGGGGCTCGAAAAGATTGCGGCCGAGGGGAAGCAGGCCGCCGCCGATGCCATCGGCAAGCTCGAGGAGAAGGTCGGGGTCGAAAACCCGAACGCCGCCGCGGTGCTCGGCGCGGCGCACGCGAAGGCCGACGACGCGAAAGCGGCCGCGGCCGCCGCACTCGACTCGGCGGGTGAAAAGACCGAGGCGGCAAAGGACCAGGCCGCCGAGGCGATCCGAGCCGCCGGCGAGCGCACCGAGCAGGCGGCCGAGCGCGCCAAGGACGCCGCAGCACAGGTCACGGACGCGGTCCCGGAACCCGTTGTGGAACAGGGG
This genomic interval carries:
- a CDS encoding YihY/virulence factor BrkB family protein — translated: MAKRHGHRVVDWSMGPSVLRWRSWWGVLRRTVTEFLDDNLSDWAAALTYYSVLSIFPGLVVLTAILGALGPSATESLIDTIQQMGPSSGTALLVDALHQLQGASQLSGPLAVVGLATALWTASGYIGAFMRAANAIYDTEEGRPIWKTVPVQLGLTALMVVLLACCALGVVLTGRVAERVGQWLGIGSAAVLVWDIAKWPVLAVLVSVAFALLYWAAPNARQPGFRWLSPGGVLAVLLWIAASAGFAVYVANFGSYNKVYGSLGGVAVFLIWLWLSNIAVLLGAEFDAELARGRRIEQGLSPEEEPFLPPRDTRAMSDDAESEECERQSADSTMTSADHPAAERSR